A region of the Variovorax sp. 54 genome:
GCCTCGGTGGACGTGCGGCAGTTCGAGCCGCTGTCGGCCTGAGCGCAAGGGGGGAGAAAGACGCTTGAAACGAAGACACTTCATCGCCGCCGCCGCGCTGACCTCCCTGACCTCCCTGACGGGGGTGAGCGCCCGCGCCCAGGTGGCCGACCTCAACGATGCCATCAACAAGGCGGGCCGCCAGCGCATGCTGTCGCAGCGCGCGAGCAAGGCCTACCTGGCGCTCTTGCAGAAGGTGGAGCCGCGCAGCGCGCAGCAGGTGCTCGACAGATCGATCGCGCTGTTCGAAAAGCAACTGGGCGAACTCAAGGCCTTCGCGCCGAACGCCACGATCCGCGGCACCTATGACGCGCTCGACGGCAGCTGGAACGACTTCAAGCGCGAGCTCACCAGCGCAACGCCGGGCAAGGACGAAGCCGCCAAGGTGGTGAAGCTCGACGCCACCGTGCTCGCACTCGCGAACCAGGGCACCGCGCAGTACGAAGCCGCCTCGGGCAAGCCCGTGGGCCGGCTGGTCAACATCGCGGGCCGGCAGCGCATGCTGTCGCAGCGCATGGCCAAGTTCTACCTGGCCGGCGCGATGCAGATCGATGCGGCCGGCAGCGCAGCAGAGATCGCCCGGTCGCGCGCCGAATTCCTGAGCGCGCTGGAAATTCTGCGCAACGCACCCGAAGCCACCGCGCAGATCCGCCAGGAGCTGGTGCTGGCCGACGCGCAATGGATGTTCTTCAACCGCGGGCTCCAGCGCCTCGAAGGCGCCGGAGCCTCGCCTGCCCACATGTCCGACGTGTTCGTGACCAGCGAGAACCTGCTCGCCATCATGGACCGCGTGACCGGCCTGTATTCCGACCTCAAAACCTAGAGAGCCCCACCATGAGCGAATGGAAAGCCATCTGCCGCATCGACGACATTCCCGTGCTCGGTGCGCGCCGCGTGACGCGCCCTGAAGGTGTGGACGTTGCCGTGTTCCGCAACGCCGACAACCAGGTCTTCGCACTGCTCGACCGCTGCCCGCACAAGGGCGGCCCGCTGAGCCAGGGCATCGTGTTCGGCACCAGCGTGGCCTGCCCGCTGCACAACTGGGCCATCGGGCTGGACGACGGGTGCGCCAAGTCGCCCGACGAAGGCTGCACGCCGAAGTTCGCGGTGCAGGTGACGGACGGCGTGGTGCATCTCGATGCGCACGAACTGGCGACGCACGCCATCGACCTGCCCCGCCCCGTGGCCGGCCCCGCGCGCACCATCGCGCTCGTTTCCGCTTGAGACCGGCCGCGCCCCCCATGAACGAAACGAAGTCCACCTGCCCCTACTGCGGCGTGGGCTGCGGTGTGATCATCGAATCCGACGGCGCGCAGATCACCGGCGTGCGCGGCGACCCCGACCACCCGGCCAACTTCGGGCGCCTGTGCAGCAAGGGCTCGACGCTGCACCTCACGGCCAGCGCGACCGTCACGCGCCAGACGCGGCTGCTGCAGCCGATGCAGCGCCTCGTGCGCGGGGAAGCACCCGCGGCAGTGACGTGGGACACCGCACTCGACAACGCCGCCGGCAAGTTCGCACAGGTGGTGCGCGACCATGGCCCCGATGCGGTCGGTTTCTATGTGTCGGGCCAGTTGCTCACCGAGGACTACTACGTCTTCAACAAACTGGCCAAGGGCCTGGTCGGCACCAACAACATCGACACCAACTCGCGCCTGTGCATGAGCAGCGCCGTGGCCGGCTACAAGCAGACGCTGGGCGCCGATGCGCCGCCGGCCTGCTACGACGACCTGAAACACGCCGAGTGCCTGTTCATCGTGGGCAGCAACACGGCGTGGGCGCACCCCATTCTTTTCCGCCGCATCGAGGACGCGAAGGCCGCGAACCCGGCACTGAAGATCGTCGTGGCCGACCCGCGCCGCACCGACACGGTCGAGATCGCCGACCTGTTCCTGCCGATCCAGCCCGGCACCGACGTGATGCTGTTCCACGGCATGCTGCACCTGATGCTGTGGGAAGGCTGGACCGACACCGCCTACATCGCGGCCCGCAC
Encoded here:
- a CDS encoding type IV pili methyl-accepting chemotaxis transducer N-terminal domain-containing protein, encoding MKRRHFIAAAALTSLTSLTGVSARAQVADLNDAINKAGRQRMLSQRASKAYLALLQKVEPRSAQQVLDRSIALFEKQLGELKAFAPNATIRGTYDALDGSWNDFKRELTSATPGKDEAAKVVKLDATVLALANQGTAQYEAASGKPVGRLVNIAGRQRMLSQRMAKFYLAGAMQIDAAGSAAEIARSRAEFLSALEILRNAPEATAQIRQELVLADAQWMFFNRGLQRLEGAGASPAHMSDVFVTSENLLAIMDRVTGLYSDLKT
- the nirD gene encoding nitrite reductase small subunit NirD, whose translation is MSEWKAICRIDDIPVLGARRVTRPEGVDVAVFRNADNQVFALLDRCPHKGGPLSQGIVFGTSVACPLHNWAIGLDDGCAKSPDEGCTPKFAVQVTDGVVHLDAHELATHAIDLPRPVAGPARTIALVSA